A window from Pseudomonas alloputida encodes these proteins:
- a CDS encoding peptidoglycan binding protein CsiV, which translates to MRAIRCLTLLLALFAPAAFAEGLYQVEMILVRQNSVPAFTSPFAPEDWSAGAPRLAKDAERPPALEDEATRLEATADYTVLMHKAWQQQVGSEPSRIALGEGTEQFGHFPIEGNLSIAEGRFITVEANFWVNQLDGNGSVLQSEQFRQSNSNVKGGQLTFLDGGHLAVLLKVTPPGTPKMPVMDPEMMEQ; encoded by the coding sequence ATGCGTGCCATCCGTTGCCTGACCCTGCTGCTGGCGCTGTTCGCCCCAGCTGCCTTCGCCGAAGGCCTGTATCAGGTAGAAATGATTCTGGTGCGGCAGAACAGCGTGCCCGCCTTCACCAGCCCGTTCGCCCCCGAAGACTGGAGCGCTGGCGCCCCACGCCTGGCGAAAGATGCCGAGCGCCCCCCAGCACTGGAAGATGAAGCCACCCGCCTGGAAGCAACCGCCGACTACACGGTGCTGATGCACAAGGCCTGGCAACAGCAGGTGGGCAGCGAACCCAGCCGCATCGCCCTGGGCGAAGGCACCGAACAGTTCGGGCACTTCCCGATCGAAGGCAACCTGAGCATCGCTGAAGGCCGCTTCATCACCGTCGAGGCCAACTTCTGGGTCAACCAGCTGGATGGCAACGGCAGCGTGCTGCAAAGCGAGCAGTTCAGGCAGAGCAACAGCAACGTCAAGGGCGGCCAGCTGACCTTTCTCGACGGCGGGCACCTGGCGGTGCTGCTGAAGGTGACCCCACCAGGCACGCCGAAAATGCCGGTGATGGACCCGGAGATGATGGAGCAGTAA
- a CDS encoding DEAD/DEAH box helicase, whose amino-acid sequence MKDDAAEMVNAYPNWIQSFSKAALQRGERYAEEGRAELEGIHGPTITASCQGSGNNHYRQRIELHVAGGHCHVRGDCDCPVRHNCKHCAAVLFCVSDRFSRREATQANPGALSAELQHWLSGLEQAPPKADATEDKRGRMVCYQLQLTDDAGCALLVRKGTRTEDGIRFSRVQSLYDFLYEPPRFVTDEDIRILRLLSALNQGGGQDRGYRLKGHEGGELFQRALETGRMFFDTDLPLLHEGPVRHAEFRWVRLDNGNYRGRWYSGEAMLRCVIPLLPLYYLDLPTREVGKVEHSLDPHVAVQLTIAPDVPEHLVVPLSHKLNALSHKVPTPTQVQEQLLDNIQPKPLLALGSLEYTAYMPKTGRMQRQMQHRAALAFDYDGLQASGTDEKPLTRLAGSTSQRIRRQPQAEQTLRQMLRDFGFKPATRQSKALPDSAGEMYQLPDDEAWLRFAREGLPRLREAGWDIDIHRDFAFNLQEVDDWYATIDEAPGHEWFDLELGIVVDGQRHSLLPIVLHLLRSSPELLRPSELARRSDDEPLLIDLNRGRLDAPALRVALPYGRIKAVMGTLGELYLHEDTAGPSLRMERADAARLNEIEGLPLHWEGGEHVRDLGRRLRDARDLQVEPPTGLQASLRPYQQQGLNWLQALREMGTGGILGDDMGLGKTLQALAHLLLEKQSGRLSAPALAVMPTSLIPNWLDEAQRFAPDLRVLALHGPGRSKHFTKLHEYDLVLTTYALMPRDLEQLRPQAWHVLILDEAQNIKSSSSKAALAVCELQAGQRLCLTGTPMENNLGELWSIFHFLMPGWLGDLKRFNQDYRNPIERHGDSERMAHLASRIRPFLLRRTKEQVATELPAKTEMVHWVELSDAQRDTYEAVRVAMDQKVRDEIARNGAARSQIVILDALLKLRQVCCDLRLVKGVESKGNQADKGKLGALLEMLEELLSEGRRVLLFSQFTSMLALIEQELEKRKIRYSLLTGDTRDRRTPVQQFQQGESEVFLISLKAGGVGLNLTAADTVIHFDPWWNPASENQATDRAYRIGQDKPVFVFKLITRGTVEEKIQLLQQEKAALAASLLDGGQAGQWRLGDEEIEALFAPLPGKRGR is encoded by the coding sequence ATGAAGGACGATGCCGCCGAAATGGTGAACGCCTATCCGAACTGGATTCAATCGTTCAGCAAAGCTGCCCTGCAGCGCGGTGAGCGCTATGCCGAGGAAGGCAGGGCCGAACTGGAAGGCATTCATGGGCCAACCATAACGGCCAGTTGCCAAGGGAGCGGCAACAACCACTACCGGCAACGCATCGAGTTGCACGTAGCGGGCGGCCACTGCCATGTGCGCGGTGACTGCGATTGCCCGGTTCGGCACAATTGCAAGCATTGCGCCGCTGTCCTTTTCTGCGTGAGCGACCGCTTTTCCCGTAGGGAGGCAACGCAAGCCAACCCAGGCGCCTTGTCTGCCGAATTGCAGCACTGGTTGAGCGGCCTGGAGCAAGCCCCGCCCAAAGCCGACGCCACCGAAGACAAACGCGGGCGCATGGTGTGCTATCAGCTGCAGCTTACCGACGATGCTGGCTGCGCCCTGCTTGTGCGCAAGGGCACGCGGACGGAGGACGGTATCCGCTTCAGCCGCGTCCAGTCCCTTTACGATTTCCTCTACGAGCCACCGCGCTTCGTAACAGACGAAGACATCCGCATTCTGCGCCTGCTCTCGGCCTTGAATCAGGGCGGCGGCCAGGATCGCGGCTACCGACTGAAGGGCCATGAAGGTGGCGAGCTGTTCCAGCGCGCCCTCGAAACCGGGCGGATGTTCTTCGACACCGACCTCCCCCTGCTTCATGAAGGCCCGGTGCGCCACGCCGAGTTTCGCTGGGTACGCCTGGACAACGGAAATTACCGGGGGCGGTGGTACAGCGGCGAAGCGATGCTGCGCTGCGTCATCCCGCTGCTGCCGCTTTACTACCTGGACCTGCCGACCCGTGAAGTGGGCAAGGTCGAGCACAGCCTGGATCCCCACGTCGCCGTACAGCTGACTATTGCACCCGACGTGCCGGAACACCTGGTCGTACCCCTGAGCCACAAGCTCAATGCCCTCAGCCATAAGGTGCCGACCCCGACGCAAGTGCAGGAGCAGTTGCTCGATAACATCCAGCCAAAGCCCCTTCTTGCTCTCGGCAGCCTTGAATACACCGCCTACATGCCGAAAACCGGTCGCATGCAACGGCAGATGCAACACCGCGCCGCATTGGCGTTCGATTATGACGGCTTGCAGGCCAGCGGCACCGACGAAAAGCCGCTGACCCGCCTGGCAGGCAGCACCAGCCAGCGCATTCGCCGCCAGCCTCAAGCCGAGCAGACGCTGCGCCAGATGCTGCGCGATTTCGGCTTCAAACCCGCTACACGGCAGAGCAAGGCCCTACCCGACAGCGCCGGCGAAATGTACCAGTTGCCTGACGACGAAGCCTGGCTGCGCTTTGCCCGCGAGGGCCTGCCGCGCCTGCGCGAAGCCGGTTGGGACATCGACATTCACCGCGATTTCGCCTTCAACCTGCAGGAGGTGGACGACTGGTATGCAACCATCGACGAAGCGCCCGGCCATGAATGGTTCGACCTGGAATTAGGCATCGTGGTCGATGGCCAGCGCCACAGCCTGCTGCCGATCGTGTTGCACCTGCTGCGCAGCAGCCCGGAGCTGCTACGCCCCAGCGAACTGGCCCGGCGCAGTGACGATGAACCCCTGTTGATCGACCTCAACCGCGGCCGTCTCGATGCCCCGGCTTTGCGCGTCGCCCTGCCCTACGGCCGCATCAAGGCAGTCATGGGCACCCTGGGCGAGCTCTACTTGCACGAAGACACTGCAGGCCCGTCCCTGCGCATGGAGCGTGCCGACGCCGCGCGCCTGAACGAAATAGAAGGCCTGCCACTGCACTGGGAAGGTGGCGAGCACGTACGCGATCTGGGCCGCCGCCTGCGCGATGCCCGGGACCTGCAGGTAGAACCGCCCACCGGGCTGCAGGCCAGCTTGCGCCCTTATCAGCAGCAAGGCTTGAACTGGCTGCAGGCCCTGCGCGAGATGGGTACCGGCGGTATCCTCGGCGACGACATGGGCCTGGGCAAGACCCTGCAGGCCTTGGCCCATCTGCTGCTGGAGAAACAGTCCGGGCGCCTGAGTGCACCGGCCCTGGCAGTCATGCCGACCAGCCTCATTCCCAACTGGCTGGACGAAGCCCAGCGCTTCGCCCCCGACCTGCGCGTCCTGGCACTGCATGGGCCGGGGCGCAGCAAGCACTTCACCAAACTCCATGAGTACGATCTGGTCCTGACCACTTACGCCCTGATGCCACGCGACCTCGAACAGTTGCGCCCCCAGGCCTGGCACGTGCTGATACTGGACGAGGCGCAAAACATCAAGAGCAGCAGCAGCAAGGCTGCCCTCGCCGTCTGCGAGCTACAGGCCGGGCAGCGTTTGTGCCTGACCGGCACGCCGATGGAAAACAACCTGGGCGAACTGTGGTCGATCTTTCACTTCCTGATGCCCGGCTGGCTGGGCGACCTGAAGCGCTTCAACCAGGATTACCGCAACCCGATCGAACGCCACGGTGACAGCGAGCGCATGGCCCACCTGGCCAGCCGCATCCGGCCGTTCCTGCTGCGACGCACCAAGGAGCAGGTGGCCACAGAGCTGCCGGCCAAGACCGAAATGGTGCACTGGGTCGAGCTCAGTGATGCCCAGCGCGATACGTATGAAGCCGTGCGAGTGGCCATGGACCAGAAAGTCCGCGACGAAATCGCCCGCAATGGCGCCGCACGCAGCCAGATCGTGATCCTCGATGCGTTGCTCAAGCTGCGCCAGGTGTGCTGTGACCTTCGCCTGGTCAAGGGGGTAGAAAGCAAAGGCAACCAGGCCGACAAGGGCAAGCTGGGCGCGCTGCTGGAAATGCTCGAAGAACTGCTCAGCGAAGGGCGTCGGGTGTTGTTGTTCTCACAGTTCACCTCGATGCTGGCGCTGATCGAGCAGGAGCTCGAGAAGCGCAAGATCCGCTACAGCCTGCTGACCGGCGACACTCGCGACCGTCGCACGCCAGTGCAGCAGTTCCAGCAAGGTGAAAGCGAAGTGTTCCTGATCAGCCTCAAGGCTGGGGGCGTAGGCTTGAACCTGACGGCGGCGGACACCGTGATCCACTTCGACCCCTGGTGGAACCCGGCGAGCGAAAACCAGGCTACCGACCGTGCCTACCGCATCGGCCAGGACAAACCGGTGTTCGTGTTCAAGCTGATTACCCGGGGTACGGTGGAAGAGAAGATCCAGTTGTTGCAGCAGGAAAAGGCAGCATTGGCCGCCAGCCTGCTGGACGGCGGGCAGGCTGGGCAATGGCGGCTTGGCGATGAAGAAATCGAGGCCCTGTTCGCGCCATTGCCCGGGAAGCGCGGGCGGTAG